From one Lineus longissimus chromosome 3, tnLinLong1.2, whole genome shotgun sequence genomic stretch:
- the LOC135485001 gene encoding JNK1/MAPK8-associated membrane protein-like has protein sequence MEVRISEVAIFCFFFSLFLWPCAPEVVDDDVNKNKCPGLYCGFVIKENGNQTECGACPRGYRPNEKSLCTKCDGSPTFYDWLYLGFMALVSVALHWFCIDFTNKRKVPKLIILHVSAFIESVAAAVLTLLAVEPLGSLRVNSCPVHHLSDWYTMLYNPSPDYVNTIHCTQEVVYPLYSIVMVYYAFCLVLMMFIRPILSTQLVGKKGSKSIYAALYFFPILAVVQAICGGLLYYAFPYITLVISVATVAVHFSLFEEQDLRSLLCQNFTNPRNIVILVGHWILHAFGIIAITELKNPAFHVPLLALVPFPTLFYLLTVKFTHPYRLEQV, from the exons ATGGAAGTCAGAATTTCTGAAGTCGCGATATTTTGCttctttttctctctttttctcTGGCCTTGCGCACCAGAGGTTGTAG ATGATGATGTTAACAAGAACAAGTGTCCCGGTCTCTACTGTGGCTTTGTGATAAAGGAGAATGGTAACCAGACTGAATGTGGG GCTTGCCCACGTGGTTACCGCCCTAATGAAAAGAGCTTATGTACAAAATGTGATGGCAGTCCCACATTTTATGACTGGCTTTACCTTGGGTTCATGGCATTGGTGTCTGTTGCTCTCCATTGGTTTTGCATTGACTTCACGAACAAGAGAAAAGT GCCCAAACTGATCATTCTCCATGTGTCAGCATTCATCGAGAGTGTTGCTGCAGCAGTGTTGACACTCCTTGCTGTCGAGCCCCTGGGATCCCTACGAGTGAACTCATGTCCGGTCCACCACCTCTCTGACTGGTACACCATGCTCTACAACCCAAGCCCGGATTATGTTAATACCATTCACTGCACACAAGAGGTTGTCTACCCACT ATACTCAATCGTCATGGTCTACTATGCTTTCTGCCTGGTACTGATGATGTTCATCAGACCAATCTTATCGACACAGCTGGTAGGCAAGAAAGGCTCCAAATCCATCTATGCAGCTCTCTATTTCTTCCCTATTCTGGCAGTGGTGCAAGCTATCTGTGGAGGCCTCTTAT ATTATGCATTCCCGTACATCACTCTCGTTATCTCCGTGGCAACGGTTGCGGTGCATTTCTCGCTCTTCGAAGAACAG GACTTAAGGTCTCTCTTATGTCAAAACTTCACGAATCCAAGGAACATCGTTATTCTAGTTGGACACTGGATACTTCACGCATTTGGAATCATTGCTATAACGGAACTCAAGAATCCTGCATTCCATGTCCCACTTCTTGCGCTGGTGCCGTTTCCTACATTGTTTTATCTATTGACAGTCAAGTTTACACATCCATACAGACTGGAGCAGGTGTGA
- the LOC135485002 gene encoding procathepsin L-like: MNSGAICEMKTAIYLLVLGVLGLATCSSQFLVGLEDEWSKYKVSYERSYESTEEGLRKIIFMNNLKTIMRHNIEADMGRHTYWMGVNQFTDMSNEELKKLMSGFVLKPDNMTGGSTYLPPANLDAPSAVDWRTKGYVTAVKDQGKCGSCWSFSATGSLEGQHKRKTGKLVNLSEQQLIDCSTLWGNNGCQGGSQCSTFKYVKEAGGLDTEKCYPYTAKDGNCHTKESCIGAKSTGVIYLPRADEDALKAAVASVGPVSVAITVTSNFHYYSHGVYNEPDCSPYKLNHAVLVVGYGSERGIDYWIVKNSWGPQWGLSGFIKMSRNKGNQCGIASEACYPLV; encoded by the exons ATGAACAGCGGAGCTATATGTGAG ATGAAGACAGCCATCTACCTCCTGGTGTTGGGCGTACTCGGCCTTGCCACCTGCTCGTCACAATTTTTGGTCGGCCTTGAAGACGAATGGTCCAAGTACAAAGTCAGCTACGAGAGGAGCTATGAATCGACGGAAGAAGGCCTGCGGAAGATCATCTTCATGAACAACTTGAAGACAATCATGCGGCACAACATCGAGGCAGACATGGGTCGGCACACCTACTGGATGGGCGTCAACCAATTCACTGATATG AGCAATGAGGAATTAAAGAAGCTGATGTCTGGATTTGTCCTGAAGCCGGACAACATGACCGGTGGCTCTACCTACTTGCCCCCTGCCAATCTGGATGCACCCTCTGCAGTTGACTGGAGGACAAAGGGATACGTTACCGCAGTCAAGGATCAG GGCAAATGCGGCTCCTGTTGGTCCTTTTCCGCTACAGGGTCATTGGAGGGACAACACAAGAGGAAGACAGGAAAGCTGGTTAACCTCTCTGAACAGCAACTGATAGACTGCTCAACACTTTGGG GTAACAATGGATGTCAAGGTGGATCACAATGCTCGACCTTTAAGTACGTGAAGGAGGCCGGAGGTCTCGATACGGAAAAGTGCTACCCTTATACGGCAAAG GACGGTAACTGTCATACAAAGGAATCATGTATTGGAGCAAAGAGTACGGGCGTCATATACCTTCCCCGGGCTGATGAAGATGCTCTCAAGGCCGCCGTAGCCAGCGTTGGTCCTGTCTCTGTCGCAATAACCGTCACTTCAAACTTTCATTACTACAG TCACGGAGTGTACAACGAGCCCGACTGCAGTCCCTACAAATTAAATCACGCTGTCCTAGTCGTCGGGTATGGATCAGAAAGAGGCATCGATTACTGGATCGTCAAAAACAG CTGGGGACCCCAGTGGGGCTTAAGCGGCTTCATCAAGATGTCAAGAAACAAGGGCAACCAGTGTGGTATCGCGAGTGAAGCTTGCTATCCCTTAGTTTAA